One genomic segment of Gossypium arboreum isolate Shixiya-1 chromosome 3, ASM2569848v2, whole genome shotgun sequence includes these proteins:
- the LOC108475461 gene encoding uncharacterized protein LOC108475461, with amino-acid sequence MGKVSAIIYIAVALLILFLISHSPKKHPNHSRHRRLKLRSSFSFSNPTHHEPVAFDPLVADIERRREDRQWEKQYLEHTHPEFVNDHAPGHESQPEWEDFMNAEDYLNDEDKFNVTNRLVMLFPKIDADPADGFVTENELTEWHLQQTAKEVLHRSMREMEVHDKNHDGFVSFAEYEPPSWVKNDNNSFGYDMGWWKEEHFNASDVNGDGLLNITEFNDFLHPSDSKSPKLLHWLCKEEVRERDTDRDGKVNFDEFFHGLFDLVRNYDEEDHNSSHLSHDSLESPARRLFSQLDKDGDRLLSEEELLPIIGKIHPSERYYAKQQADYIISQADSDKDGRLSLLEMIENPYVFYSAIFSEDEDDDDYEYHDEFR; translated from the exons ATGGGAAAAGTTTCAGCCATTATATACATTGCTGTGGCTCTTCTAATCCTCTTCCTCATCTCGCATTCCCCTAAGAAACACCCCAACCACAGCCGCCATCGCCGCCTAAAGCTCCGCTCTTCTTTCAGCTTCAGCAACCCCACCCACCACGAGCCCGTGGCTTTTGATCCTCTCGTCGCCGACATCGAGCGCCGCCGTGAAGATCGACAATGGGAGAAGCAGTACTTGGAGCACACCCATCCTGAGTTTGTAAATGACCACGCTCCGGGTCACGAGTCGCAGCCCGAGTGGGAGGATTTCATGAACGCTGAGGATTACTTGAATGATGAGGATAAGTTCAACGTTACCAATAG GTTGGTAATGCTGTTCCCCAAGATTGATGCGGACCCTGCAGATGGTTTTGTGACGGAGAATGAATTGACCGAGTGGCATCTACAACAAACAGCAAAGGAAGTCTTGCACAGGTCTATGAGGGAGATGGAAGTTCATGACAAGAACCATGATGGATTTGTTTCATTTGCAGAGTATGAGCCTCCCAGTTGGGTGAAGAATG ACAACAATTCTTTTGGCTATGACATGGGCTGGTGGAAAGAGGAACATTTTAACGCATCAGATGTCAACGGTGATGGTTTGTTGAACATAACCGAGTTCAATGA CTTTCTGCATCCATCTGACAGCAAAAGCCCAAAGCTGCTACATTGGCTGTGCAAGGAGGAAGTAAG AGAAAGAGATACAGACAGGGATGGGAAGGTTAACTTTGATGAGTTCTTTCATGGGCTCTTTGATTTGGTGAGAAACTATGATGAAGAAGATCATAACTCTTCCCATCTATCTCACGACTCATTGGAGTCCCCGGCTAGACGTTTGTTTAGCCAGCTTGATAAAGATGGTGACAG ACTGTTGTCTGAAGAAGAACTACTACCAATAATTGGGAAAATTCATCCATCAGAGCGGTACTATGCGAAACAACAAGCAGATTACATCATATCACAG GCAGATTCAGATAAAGATGGTCGCTTAAGCTTACTCGAGATGATTGAGAACCCATACGTATTCTATAGTGCCATCTTCAGTGAGGATGAGGATGATGATGACTACGAATATCACGATGAGTTCCGCTAA